The Euphorbia lathyris chromosome 3, ddEupLath1.1, whole genome shotgun sequence genome contains a region encoding:
- the LOC136221546 gene encoding pleiotropic drug resistance protein 2-like isoform X2 — translation MQDKKQLLETILQVVEEDNEKFLLRLRERTDRVGIEIPKIEVRFEHVSIEGDAYVGTRAFPTLVNASLNTILEVAWSPFICRGNL, via the exons ATGCAAGATAAGAAACAACTTTTGGAGACTATCCTTCAAGTTGTTGAAGAGGATAATGAGAAGTTTCTACTTCGACTTAGGGAAAGAACTGATAG GGTAGGAATTGAgattcctaagattgaagtTAGATTTGAGCATGTATCAATAGAAGGAGACGCCTATGTTGGAACAAGAGCATTTCCTACTTTGGTGAATGCATCTTTGAATACAATATTAGAG GTAGCTTGGTCTCCATTTATTTGTAGAGGGAATTTGTGA
- the LOC136221546 gene encoding uncharacterized protein isoform X1 has translation MVILHLPSSDFTGSSPSNGSSFCSARFSLKKFLPIKPKIVLSELQNPPSTRVGIEIPKIEVRFEHVSIEGDAYVGTRAFPTLVNASLNTILEVAWSPFICRGNL, from the exons ATGGTGATTCTGCATCTGCCTTCCTCCGATTTCACTGGCAGTTCTCCTTCAAATGGCAGCAGCTTCTGTTCTGCGCGATTTTCCTTGAAGAAATTTCTTCCTATCAAACCTAAAATCGTTCTATCCGAGCTTCAAAATCCACCTTCAACAAG GGTAGGAATTGAgattcctaagattgaagtTAGATTTGAGCATGTATCAATAGAAGGAGACGCCTATGTTGGAACAAGAGCATTTCCTACTTTGGTGAATGCATCTTTGAATACAATATTAGAG GTAGCTTGGTCTCCATTTATTTGTAGAGGGAATTTGTGA
- the LOC136222563 gene encoding cysteine-rich receptor-like protein kinase 14, with the protein MEAVQDWRAYQHKVSTRSSGGTVMAAVTRVAASHSAVEQQNRIDVDGPPRAQVIRPAQQMLPSSTSNRQQAVEATQQQQRAQRGTYGGDANPQNDDATIGRSTAGQIVTTQRWTTPNPGFVKCNIDGEIFKELRSSGMGAVIRDEKGVFLLCSSSIVPGIKEPCVIETLAIRTSLLWLSNMGYTSVEFESDAKLVTSNFTINSTYFRNGDLLLSSLPSKVSQNTSLANFFYSTSIGQGSDKVYGKAICQADSTPQLCSDFLTDSIENLRTYCPNQKEGLSVSHFGIHYSNRPVNGVVLLEPTNAGYNVDDLNSENQVEFYEIWNSFMEKVAEKASMEELVKYATGEVNSTSNQTIYVLMQCFPDLALNSCRYCLRQAVNYYEAIKDGYEFRSGMCSVSPINK; encoded by the exons ATGGAAGCAGTTCAGGATTGGAGGGCCTATCAACACAAGGTGTCAACCAGAAGCAGCGGAGGGACGGTGATGGCCGCGGTCACCAGAGTGGCGGCATCGCATAGTGCGGTGGAACAGCAGAACCGAATTGACGTCGACGGCCCACCGCGAGCGCAGGTAATCAGACCCGCCCAGCAGATGTTGCCGTCGTCTACATCAAATCGGCAACAGGCCGTGGAAGCCACCCAGCAACAACAACGGGCACAAAGGGGAACGTATGGTGGCGACGCTAACCCGCAAAATGACGACGCAACGATAGGAAGAAGTACCGCGGGGCAGATTGTAACAACTCAGAGATGGACAACACCGAACCCAGGCTTTGTCAAATGTAATATTGACGGGGAAATTTTTAAAGAACTAAGGAGTAGCGGTATGGGAGCGGTTATCAGAGACGAAAAGGGAGTATTCTTACTATGTAGTAGCAGTATTGTCCCAGGTATCAAAGAGCCTTGTGTCATTGAAACTCTTGCAATTCGTACGAGCTTACTCTGGCTTTCTAATATGGGATACACTTCTGTCGAatttgaatctgatgctaaactTGTG ACATCAAACTTCACAATCAATAGCACTTACTTTAGAAACGGAGATCTCCTCCTCTCTTCACTCCCTTCTAAAGTCTCTCAAAATACTTCCCTCGCAAATTTCTTCTACAGCACCTCTATCGGCCAAGGTTCAGATAAAGTCTACGGTAAGGCCATTTGCCAAGCGGATTCCACTCCACAACTTTGTTCCGATTTCTTAACTGATTCAATTGAAAATCTGAGAACATATTGTCCCAACCAGAAGGAAGGACTTTCAGTGAGCCATTTTGGCATCCATTACTCCAATCGCCCGGTGAACGGAGTAGTGTTGCTGGAACCGACTAATGCTGGGTACAATGTTGATGATCTGAATTCGGAAAATCAGGTTGAATTTTATGAAATTTGGAACAGTTTTATGGAAAAAGTTGCAGAGAAAGCTTCAATGGAAGAACTGGTGAAGTATGCAACAGGAGAAGTGAATTCAACTTCAAATCAAACCATATATGTACTGATGCAGTGTTTTCCTGATTTGGCACTGAACAGTTGCAG GTATTGCTTACGACAAGCAGTGAATTATTATGAAGCTATAAAAGACGGTTATGAGTTTAGAAGTGGGATGTGTTCCGTGTCACCTATTAATAAGTGA